In Sulfurisphaera javensis, a single genomic region encodes these proteins:
- the cbsA gene encoding cytochrome b558/566 subunit A, which yields MSIKPSPKLTLGVILAILLLGVLLAVTNTPMAQTSPQIPVYKVVGTADISNPGSASYWQKIPWINISLTANIPQAPTSGLTHYILVKAAWNGSWIFVLVRWYAPNPAFGAWSAAAGALYPPASGPGLFRQIILTPGTTYTIEKNYTNYVSIINGKTVQGRLVLNYSGILLPTPNGTQITVLSNGSIILWHSLRPMEDLLYSDGMFYGYYTNSTWYYPDRVAMMWYMGSVVPPSKDGMNIGGKYPGQVFDGVTFKDAGGSLAQPGGAANIWMWVSGATWNNSTYDPAFKVNLWQNKSLTGLPYVDPGNHGFAVPLYTNNTNMYEVDCAGIWYTPVASSGLNGSLFFIWTGATYSNGYWTVEYARPLAVPPNYAKWMPNISVGNTYYVAFAVWQGKLGETLFDKSITSSFLTLQLVTSPPPTTTTTTTSVSTSTSSPSIPSTTVDVTVAGAVIAVLALVILYVVYRR from the coding sequence ATGAGTATAAAGCCTTCTCCTAAGTTAACATTAGGTGTAATTTTAGCTATTTTACTATTAGGAGTATTGTTAGCAGTAACAAATACACCAATGGCACAAACATCACCACAAATACCAGTCTATAAAGTAGTAGGAACAGCAGACATTTCTAATCCTGGCTCAGCATCTTATTGGCAAAAAATACCATGGATAAACATATCATTAACAGCTAACATTCCTCAAGCTCCAACTTCTGGTTTAACTCACTACATTCTAGTAAAAGCTGCTTGGAACGGAAGCTGGATATTTGTCCTTGTTAGATGGTATGCTCCTAACCCAGCATTTGGTGCATGGTCTGCTGCTGCTGGAGCATTATACCCACCAGCCTCTGGTCCCGGGCTATTTAGACAAATAATTCTAACACCCGGTACAACATACACTATTGAAAAGAATTATACTAACTATGTCTCAATTATTAATGGTAAGACTGTACAAGGAAGACTTGTACTTAATTATTCTGGAATATTACTTCCTACTCCTAATGGAACACAAATAACTGTCTTATCTAACGGTTCAATTATACTATGGCACTCATTAAGACCAATGGAAGATTTACTTTATAGTGATGGTATGTTTTATGGATATTATACTAACTCAACTTGGTACTATCCAGATAGAGTAGCAATGATGTGGTATATGGGTAGTGTTGTTCCACCAAGTAAAGATGGAATGAATATAGGTGGTAAATACCCTGGACAAGTTTTTGATGGAGTCACTTTTAAAGATGCTGGTGGTTCATTAGCTCAACCAGGCGGTGCAGCTAATATTTGGATGTGGGTATCTGGTGCTACTTGGAATAACTCTACATATGATCCCGCATTCAAAGTAAACTTATGGCAAAACAAATCATTAACCGGATTACCTTATGTAGACCCCGGAAATCATGGATTTGCTGTACCACTATACACAAATAACACTAACATGTATGAGGTAGACTGTGCTGGAATATGGTATACCCCAGTTGCTTCTAGTGGATTAAATGGCTCATTATTCTTCATATGGACTGGGGCTACATATAGCAATGGTTATTGGACAGTGGAATATGCAAGACCTTTAGCTGTTCCACCTAACTATGCAAAATGGATGCCTAACATAAGTGTAGGAAACACTTATTATGTAGCCTTTGCAGTATGGCAAGGAAAATTAGGTGAAACTCTATTTGATAAATCAATAACATCTTCATTCTTAACATTGCAATTAGTCACTTCACCACCACCTACTACTACAACAACAACTACCAGCGTTTCTACAAGCACATCTTCTCCCTCTATTCCTTCGACAACAGTTGATGTTACTGTAGCTGGAGCAGTTATAGCTGTATTAGCACTTGTTATACTATATGTGGTGTATAGAAGATGA
- the cbsB gene encoding cytochrome b558/566 subunit B — MSIFSSLEKDIKYFFIILGVSSFFQFMFSEAFIFPSALPIKIPAESILLRIGDISFYIFFISLIVISLILSSKIRALLPLSLILIISPFLAIFEVNYQIYYGIEIFIIVISFAVIIETILKSSLRSILLIPSAILVIIGLIASFLIDFLHTSLFISYLNIFIISSIFFLIYAILWGKIISKRSIIAYIVGIISMYPFIMFAHEISTNRYVEMLMEMILPSALGITIYNPTHILYLTYTLSIIALSIISIIIKGNGAAGIGYFLIITTVFFGTYGYLLLFYMMVPTIGYVIMNYNEMKEKRIIDYFSKVIQKS, encoded by the coding sequence ATGAGCATATTTTCGTCCTTAGAAAAAGACATTAAATATTTTTTTATAATTTTAGGTGTTTCCTCATTCTTTCAATTTATGTTTTCTGAAGCCTTTATATTTCCTTCAGCCTTACCAATAAAAATACCAGCTGAATCAATCTTATTAAGAATAGGAGATATCTCATTTTACATATTTTTTATTTCTCTAATAGTTATTTCGCTAATCCTATCTAGCAAGATAAGGGCTCTTCTTCCACTATCTCTAATCCTTATAATTTCACCATTTTTAGCTATATTTGAGGTTAATTATCAAATATATTATGGTATTGAAATTTTCATTATAGTTATCTCATTTGCTGTAATCATAGAAACTATTCTTAAAAGTAGCTTAAGATCAATATTATTAATTCCTTCAGCCATCCTAGTTATTATTGGCCTTATTGCGTCATTCCTTATTGATTTCTTGCATACTTCTTTATTCATTAGCTACTTAAACATTTTCATTATTTCATCTATATTTTTCCTAATTTACGCAATCTTATGGGGGAAAATAATCAGCAAAAGAAGTATTATTGCATATATAGTTGGAATAATAAGTATGTATCCCTTTATAATGTTCGCTCATGAGATTAGTACTAATCGTTATGTTGAGATGCTAATGGAAATGATACTTCCATCTGCTTTAGGAATAACAATTTACAACCCTACTCACATTTTGTATTTAACTTATACTCTATCAATTATTGCCCTTTCAATAATTTCAATTATTATTAAGGGAAATGGTGCAGCTGGGATAGGATATTTTCTTATAATAACTACTGTATTTTTTGGGACATATGGATATCTTTTACTATTTTATATGATGGTACCCACTATAGGATATGTTATAATGAACTATAATGAAATGAAAGAGAAAAGAATAATTGACTATTTCTCAAAAGTTATTCAAAAATCTTAA
- the soxL2 gene encoding Rieske iron-sulfur protein SoxL2 → MIKIRLGDKEEKSILSYSDLVFIKRLLAKMRDPKTKFDSREFVNKGEDYLFNYVNKNVGSVDEKRRKFLKGLIFGIAAATIAGIIPGVEVIVPPTITAVSGFPKSLLVDSSGNPIKASELPVNSPYILIFEYPMTGEPNFLLNLGDSSGKPVEIPPTKVTVPQTGDTYDFPGGVGPNKSIVAYSAICQHLGCTPPYIHFYPPQYVSPSQLTAPEPDQLTAQALLAAKQAKAPAIIHCDCHGSTYDPYRGAAVLTGPTQRPLPTVVLEWDSSTDYLYAIGSVGVAVYPNGANGVPSQNPKDDLDSSFGSPVGDKTTVKQTENPFSGS, encoded by the coding sequence ATGATAAAAATAAGGCTTGGTGACAAAGAAGAGAAAAGTATACTAAGTTATTCTGACTTAGTCTTTATTAAGAGACTTTTAGCAAAGATGAGAGATCCAAAAACTAAGTTTGATTCTAGAGAGTTTGTAAATAAAGGAGAAGACTACTTATTTAATTATGTAAATAAAAATGTCGGAAGTGTTGATGAGAAAAGAAGGAAGTTTCTAAAAGGATTAATTTTTGGAATAGCAGCTGCAACAATCGCTGGCATCATACCAGGGGTTGAAGTAATTGTCCCGCCTACTATTACAGCAGTATCTGGTTTTCCAAAATCTCTTTTAGTTGATTCTTCCGGAAATCCAATAAAAGCATCCGAATTACCAGTTAATAGTCCTTATATACTAATCTTTGAATACCCAATGACTGGAGAACCAAACTTCCTTCTTAACCTTGGAGATTCTTCTGGCAAGCCAGTTGAAATCCCTCCAACCAAAGTTACAGTACCCCAAACTGGAGATACATATGATTTTCCAGGAGGGGTTGGTCCAAATAAGTCAATAGTTGCTTATAGTGCAATTTGCCAACACTTAGGTTGTACTCCACCATATATTCACTTTTATCCACCACAATATGTTAGTCCTTCACAATTAACGGCCCCAGAACCTGACCAATTAACAGCCCAGGCATTATTAGCTGCTAAGCAAGCAAAAGCTCCAGCTATAATTCACTGTGATTGCCATGGTTCAACCTACGATCCTTATCGTGGTGCTGCTGTATTAACTGGACCAACACAAAGACCTCTACCCACTGTAGTTTTAGAATGGGACTCTAGTACTGATTACTTATATGCTATTGGCTCAGTAGGTGTGGCAGTATATCCTAATGGAGCTAATGGTGTTCCTTCTCAGAATCCAAAAGACGATTTAGATAGTAGTTTTGGATCCCCTGTAGGAGACAAAACTACAGTTAAGCAAACTGAAAATCCGTTCAGTGGAAGCTAA
- the soxC gene encoding proton pump complex cytochrome B SoxC, with product MSDRVSNWFKERLGLDDLPFFRTPDYMYKVNFWLGALVASAFIYTVISGLILLLYYNPDEGYQSTQFIIQHVPYGSVVLYSHLYGAYAMIILAYVHMFRNYFAGAYKRPRELLWIIGVLMLVLTLGTAFLGYSLIGDALATSAVDVGAGIVSSVPGLSSFVPILFGNYDAGQYERVLALHIIFAALIGVLFVFHFFLAEHYGMMPSRKEKSKAPAVYTKEEWMKFNPWWPRNFVYMISLVFLTWGFILVIPNALAYLSGLPQQLNPFLNPKPAPPPNSPAAAHITTYPPWFFLFLYKMADFTSNVTVFLLFSSIIPLVYLILVPFLDRSPELHPLKRKVFTGIGILMITYLIQNTIWGDLTPGVPIPFKQQVIAFLPPAVIVAIGMYLLPSPKEGSNNNTSTQVTQQTNITKMINNFPSLPIKALGKVEVSMERKKTLAEILISILFIMAVILTAQIWTIPSTGPASNLFGIDLGLIFIMLGEAISLYHYVVYKK from the coding sequence ATGAGTGATAGAGTATCAAATTGGTTCAAAGAGAGATTAGGATTAGATGATTTACCATTTTTCAGAACACCAGACTATATGTATAAAGTGAATTTCTGGCTAGGAGCATTAGTAGCGTCAGCATTTATTTATACAGTAATATCTGGATTAATACTACTTCTTTACTATAACCCAGACGAAGGATATCAATCTACGCAATTTATTATCCAACATGTCCCTTATGGTTCAGTAGTACTTTATAGCCATTTATATGGAGCATATGCAATGATCATATTAGCTTATGTGCATATGTTTAGGAATTATTTTGCTGGAGCCTATAAGAGACCTAGAGAATTATTATGGATAATTGGAGTTCTTATGTTAGTATTAACTTTAGGTACTGCATTTTTAGGTTACAGCTTAATTGGCGATGCTTTAGCGACTAGCGCAGTAGATGTAGGAGCTGGTATAGTATCTTCAGTTCCCGGATTATCTAGTTTTGTCCCTATACTGTTTGGAAACTATGATGCTGGCCAATATGAAAGAGTATTAGCATTACATATAATATTTGCAGCATTAATTGGAGTATTATTCGTATTTCATTTCTTCTTAGCTGAACATTACGGAATGATGCCATCAAGAAAAGAAAAGTCAAAAGCTCCAGCTGTCTATACAAAAGAAGAATGGATGAAATTTAACCCATGGTGGCCGAGAAACTTTGTTTACATGATATCTTTAGTTTTCTTAACATGGGGTTTCATATTAGTGATTCCAAACGCACTTGCATATTTAAGTGGATTACCTCAACAACTTAATCCATTTTTAAATCCAAAACCAGCACCACCACCAAATTCACCAGCCGCAGCCCATATAACAACCTATCCTCCATGGTTCTTCTTATTCCTATACAAAATGGCTGACTTTACTTCTAATGTAACAGTATTTTTACTGTTTAGTAGCATTATACCATTAGTTTATCTAATCTTAGTTCCATTCTTAGACAGAAGCCCAGAACTTCACCCACTTAAGAGAAAAGTATTTACTGGTATTGGAATACTAATGATTACGTATTTAATACAAAATACTATATGGGGAGATCTAACTCCTGGCGTACCAATACCATTTAAACAGCAAGTTATTGCATTTTTACCACCAGCTGTGATAGTAGCTATAGGAATGTACTTACTCCCATCTCCTAAAGAAGGATCAAACAACAACACATCTACTCAAGTAACACAGCAAACAAATATTACCAAGATGATTAATAACTTTCCAAGCTTGCCTATAAAGGCTCTAGGAAAAGTAGAAGTTTCTATGGAGAGAAAGAAGACTCTTGCCGAAATCCTCATATCTATATTATTCATAATGGCTGTTATATTAACTGCACAGATATGGACAATTCCATCAACTGGTCCAGCATCTAATTTATTCGGTATTGATTTAGGATTAATATTTATTATGCTGGGAGAAGCAATATCATTATATCACTACGTGGTGTATAAGAAATGA
- a CDS encoding antibiotic biosynthesis monooxygenase codes for MISVGFYYKIKKGHEEEFEKKFNEVAQYLSKFPGFKGARLYKSVDDPSEYLVYSEWEDLDSYRKFITSMAYKETVEYGKTIIEGRPTHKVFQQVNS; via the coding sequence ATGATAAGCGTAGGGTTTTACTATAAAATTAAAAAAGGACATGAAGAAGAATTTGAGAAAAAATTTAATGAGGTAGCTCAATATCTATCCAAATTCCCTGGATTTAAAGGAGCAAGGCTATATAAAAGCGTAGATGATCCATCAGAATATTTAGTATATAGTGAATGGGAGGATTTAGACTCTTATAGAAAATTCATAACCAGCATGGCTTACAAAGAAACTGTAGAATATGGTAAGACAATAATTGAAGGTAGACCCACTCATAAGGTATTTCAACAAGTTAATTCATAA
- a CDS encoding MFS transporter, which translates to MNTKLVLLVLSLGTLMAAVDTTIVLLALPTITIDLNTNLLTSIWVLLAYLLVLAILTTQTGRIGDIFGRSKIYNLGFIIFTVASALAGASTNIYELEGFRVLQAIGGAMLTANSNAIIADVFPPQERGRAYGITSLGWNIGALLGIVLGGILTTFFGWRFIFYINVPIGIVAVIIGLKNIKDVNKVKSSLDISGAVILGISLTLISLSVMFIAANGYSMEYLIELIIGLLLIPVFIFNEMKVKMPMINVSVFKIRLLSFSLISSFLQGVGALALTFLLIMYLQGVRGLSPLDSSLLLTPSYIIASILAPIMGKRADRTSPSLVAGIGLIFIFISLLLYYFLLTPNMPLYDILWISAITGIGSAMFWPSNAAAIMYYAPKQYYGAVSGVSRTLGSIGTVLSYVMSISVSTLVIPRYVAFEILLGTNALDPKTGADFVNGLHFAFLISAVIIIIASVFSLASGISKTKTKTN; encoded by the coding sequence ATGAATACTAAATTAGTATTACTTGTTTTATCTTTAGGTACTTTGATGGCAGCAGTCGACACAACAATAGTACTTTTAGCGTTACCAACTATTACAATTGATTTAAACACAAACTTACTTACTTCCATATGGGTACTATTAGCTTACTTACTTGTTCTAGCAATATTAACAACACAAACTGGAAGAATAGGAGATATATTTGGAAGAAGTAAAATTTACAACCTTGGTTTCATAATTTTTACCGTAGCTTCAGCTTTAGCTGGAGCCTCTACGAACATTTATGAATTAGAAGGATTTAGAGTATTGCAAGCTATTGGTGGTGCAATGCTTACAGCAAATAGTAATGCAATAATTGCTGATGTTTTTCCTCCTCAAGAGAGAGGCAGAGCTTATGGTATAACCTCATTAGGCTGGAATATAGGAGCACTTTTAGGAATAGTTTTAGGAGGAATTTTAACTACATTCTTTGGATGGAGATTTATATTTTACATTAACGTCCCCATAGGAATAGTTGCAGTAATAATTGGGTTAAAGAACATTAAAGATGTAAACAAAGTGAAATCTTCTTTAGATATCTCTGGAGCAGTCATTCTAGGTATATCATTAACCCTCATTTCCCTATCCGTAATGTTTATAGCAGCAAATGGGTATTCTATGGAATATCTAATAGAACTTATTATCGGCTTACTTCTAATTCCCGTCTTTATATTTAATGAAATGAAAGTGAAAATGCCAATGATAAACGTGTCAGTATTTAAAATAAGACTCCTTTCATTTTCATTAATTTCTAGCTTCCTCCAAGGAGTAGGTGCATTAGCTTTAACTTTTTTACTAATAATGTATTTACAAGGCGTAAGAGGACTATCACCTTTAGATTCTTCCCTTTTACTAACTCCAAGTTACATAATTGCAAGCATTTTAGCACCAATAATGGGAAAAAGAGCTGACAGAACTTCTCCAAGTTTAGTAGCTGGAATAGGATTAATCTTTATCTTTATCTCACTCTTACTCTATTATTTCCTTTTAACGCCAAATATGCCCTTATATGATATTCTTTGGATATCAGCAATTACTGGCATAGGTTCAGCAATGTTCTGGCCTTCTAATGCTGCTGCAATTATGTATTATGCTCCTAAACAATATTACGGTGCCGTATCTGGTGTTTCTAGAACTTTGGGAAGTATTGGTACTGTATTGAGTTATGTAATGAGTATTTCCGTATCCACCTTAGTTATTCCTAGATATGTAGCGTTTGAAATACTTTTAGGTACTAATGCTTTAGATCCTAAGACTGGTGCAGACTTTGTTAATGGATTACACTTTGCTTTCTTAATTTCAGCAGTCATAATAATAATAGCTTCTGTATTCTCTCTTGCTAGTGGAATAAGTAAGACAAAAACAAAAACAAACTAA
- a CDS encoding ABC transporter ATP-binding protein, with product MITVNNLYKNYGKFPALKGISFEVNNGEIVGFVGLNGAGKSTTIKISAGVILPTKGDVEIDGYSVTKDKKKAVRNVGWVPELPIFEPNVKALDYFVYLSGYYGISTSEARSIGKKLFAELGLSGWENTKLDNFSQGMKKRFALAVSLVSNPNNFLFDEVLNGLDPQGIQFFKELALRLKKDGRAILFSSHILSEVENLADKVVFIHKGKIIGIKKIEDLRKLVTRKVIKVVVNDPNSALKVCEKYGKPTLINGEIFINDFEGDIPSLAVDLKPYGVVEIGYLRENLENVFFQLISEYEKTYQ from the coding sequence ATGATTACAGTTAATAATCTTTATAAAAACTATGGAAAATTTCCGGCACTAAAAGGAATATCCTTTGAGGTTAACAATGGTGAAATTGTAGGTTTTGTCGGATTAAATGGGGCTGGGAAAAGCACTACTATTAAGATCTCTGCTGGTGTAATTTTACCTACTAAGGGTGATGTTGAAATTGATGGTTATAGTGTTACTAAAGATAAGAAAAAAGCAGTAAGAAATGTGGGATGGGTACCAGAATTACCAATTTTCGAACCTAACGTTAAAGCATTAGATTATTTTGTTTACCTCTCAGGATATTACGGAATCTCAACATCCGAAGCAAGAAGTATTGGTAAGAAACTATTTGCTGAACTTGGTTTATCCGGATGGGAAAATACAAAACTAGATAATTTTTCTCAAGGAATGAAGAAAAGATTCGCATTAGCTGTTTCCTTAGTGTCAAACCCTAATAACTTTTTATTTGATGAAGTATTAAATGGACTAGATCCCCAAGGAATACAATTTTTCAAGGAATTAGCATTAAGACTTAAAAAAGATGGAAGAGCCATTCTATTTTCCTCTCATATACTTTCTGAGGTAGAAAATTTGGCTGATAAAGTTGTTTTTATTCATAAAGGTAAAATAATAGGCATTAAGAAAATAGAAGATTTAAGGAAACTAGTTACAAGAAAAGTTATTAAAGTTGTTGTTAACGACCCTAATAGTGCATTAAAAGTTTGTGAAAAATACGGAAAACCTACCCTGATAAACGGTGAAATATTCATAAATGACTTTGAGGGAGACATACCTTCGTTAGCAGTTGACTTAAAACCTTATGGGGTCGTGGAGATAGGTTATCTTAGAGAGAACCTTGAAAACGTATTCTTTCAACTTATTTCTGAATATGAAAAGACTTATCAATAA
- a CDS encoding zinc-ribbon domain-containing protein, which yields MKVCPRCGYENPDNTEFCLKCYYPLFVQSVPSNKTNTNNKKICPRCGHENPPDALFCEKCHYPLFQIRETSIEEPVMEKLKKEELKITVFNYLLISSIFYIISMLGFSFFPHYMSIVNLISTIFLSLSIHDSKVKWYYYLVNLSPLGIFLLSINPMVGYFIFSLGGVIISDYIRVLYVLEKDEIFRIAGLILIIGYIGGLLFIILYDMIIPGFLVLIMESIRRIREGKKKKEISLPS from the coding sequence ATGAAAGTATGTCCTAGATGCGGATACGAAAACCCAGATAATACAGAGTTTTGTCTTAAATGTTATTATCCTTTATTTGTTCAATCTGTTCCTTCTAATAAAACTAATACAAATAATAAAAAGATATGTCCTAGATGCGGACACGAAAACCCACCAGATGCTCTGTTCTGTGAAAAGTGCCATTATCCACTATTCCAAATCAGAGAAACAAGTATAGAAGAGCCCGTAATGGAAAAGTTAAAGAAGGAAGAGTTAAAAATAACAGTCTTTAATTATCTTTTGATTTCTTCAATATTTTATATAATTAGCATGTTAGGTTTTTCATTTTTCCCTCATTATATGAGTATAGTTAATTTAATTTCAACAATATTCTTATCTTTATCAATACATGATAGTAAAGTAAAATGGTACTATTACCTTGTAAACTTATCCCCCTTAGGAATATTTTTACTTAGTATAAATCCTATGGTAGGTTATTTTATTTTCTCGTTAGGAGGAGTTATAATAAGCGATTATATAAGAGTTCTTTACGTCCTAGAAAAAGATGAAATCTTTAGAATTGCTGGATTAATTTTAATTATTGGTTATATTGGAGGCTTACTCTTCATTATTCTATATGATATGATAATACCAGGATTCTTAGTTTTAATAATGGAAAGCATAAGAAGAATTAGAGAAGGTAAGAAGAAAAAAGAAATCTCACTTCCTTCTTAA
- a CDS encoding MMPL family transporter, with protein MNRKRIVLTVAIWILILLFSMYLASQSFTHLSYNENVTLPSNSKAYVATELLSKYFPSGSGNNSIDIVLVNSTPYEDYLIEEKILQIPLVTNVSGVPNVYISYATFLGKVINETGELLNESAYALYVFPQKFVFYLNLTHNETLALSEAEKGMPSSYSSFYSTFAKTFVSTHNFTLAFDSGISTLNKTQLIALAFMKPGNITQQLPNATSKALNISSSIVSMLLFKSINNVLSTELQKFFKLLKPPSSLLAVYSKNNVDVLLIYTKYSATYVYPNGTYADEIIIPQIKSDISNVFHGTYYITGETPVFVDLSNIQNTYDAITFILIFAFLLVVTAIYFRSILAPLVTLITISLSILSGLGMVTLVSIITKQQIDFQVVEPMIAVIMGVGTDYSVFLLSRFREELSHGIDKWKAVEISVKTSGKAILISGITVTLVFLSMTFIPFAGQWGLTIGLSVPFAVAIAVTLLPLIYGGLGKWTFWPSKEFKVKPRFEKVAKASTSKPWIVFMLALIIGIIAGLYVFTTPLNLNFQSYLPNTPAVQGLNVINNAFGDNYLNPILVVFNYSHPITVKDLIEVGKFEAQVEKLQGISEVFGPVPPNFNGTITPSILSMYKANVGNNNKTLLVTIIPSYKYDSMQAYNLVKEIENIANSYNNAYVGGTTADYLAFMNYLFPYYNTLMILLPIVLAIIVSIFMRSVKIGVGVALSIILTIVSSLTLIYLGFGVSRDVGILFLIPIAVYVLMMGLGNDYSIFILSRVREEIEKGEKDPVVKGLSMSAGTVTALGVILAFSFGALAINPVKSIQELGLAIAIAALLDTFIVRTIIYPAILKFSLVKKVEQTK; from the coding sequence ATGAATAGAAAAAGAATAGTTTTAACAGTTGCTATTTGGATTCTTATTCTCTTATTTTCAATGTATTTAGCCTCACAATCTTTTACTCACCTTTCTTATAATGAAAATGTTACTTTACCTTCTAATAGTAAAGCTTATGTAGCGACTGAATTACTAAGTAAATATTTTCCTTCGGGGAGTGGGAATAACTCTATTGATATAGTTTTAGTTAATTCTACTCCTTATGAGGATTATCTAATAGAAGAGAAAATATTGCAAATCCCACTGGTAACTAATGTAAGTGGTGTTCCTAATGTGTATATAAGCTATGCTACTTTTTTAGGGAAAGTTATTAATGAAACTGGGGAATTACTTAATGAAAGTGCATATGCATTATATGTATTTCCTCAGAAGTTTGTGTTTTATCTTAATTTAACTCATAATGAAACTTTGGCTTTAAGTGAGGCAGAGAAAGGAATGCCGAGTTCTTATTCATCCTTTTATTCTACATTTGCTAAAACATTTGTATCTACGCATAATTTTACTTTAGCTTTTGATTCTGGCATTTCAACTTTAAATAAAACACAACTCATAGCCTTAGCTTTCATGAAGCCTGGTAATATAACTCAGCAATTACCTAATGCTACATCTAAAGCTCTCAACATATCTTCTTCTATTGTCTCTATGTTACTTTTTAAAAGTATTAATAACGTGTTAAGTACTGAACTACAAAAGTTCTTTAAATTATTAAAGCCTCCTTCTTCTCTTTTAGCAGTTTATTCAAAGAATAATGTTGATGTTCTCTTAATTTATACTAAGTATTCGGCAACATATGTTTATCCTAACGGAACATATGCTGATGAGATTATTATTCCTCAAATAAAGAGTGATATTAGTAATGTATTTCACGGAACTTATTATATTACTGGGGAAACTCCAGTCTTCGTAGATCTTTCTAACATACAAAATACTTATGATGCTATAACGTTTATCTTGATTTTCGCTTTTCTGTTAGTAGTTACTGCAATATATTTCAGAAGTATTTTAGCACCTTTAGTTACATTAATAACTATAAGCCTTTCAATTCTTTCTGGTTTAGGAATGGTTACTCTTGTTAGTATAATAACTAAACAACAGATTGACTTCCAAGTAGTTGAGCCAATGATTGCCGTAATAATGGGTGTAGGTACGGATTATAGTGTATTCTTGTTATCACGTTTTAGAGAAGAATTAAGTCATGGAATAGATAAATGGAAGGCTGTAGAAATATCGGTGAAAACTTCGGGTAAAGCAATACTTATTAGTGGTATTACAGTAACTTTAGTTTTCCTTTCAATGACTTTTATACCATTTGCTGGTCAATGGGGGTTAACTATTGGCTTATCAGTACCTTTTGCTGTTGCAATAGCAGTGACTCTTCTTCCATTGATTTATGGTGGATTGGGAAAATGGACCTTCTGGCCATCTAAAGAGTTTAAGGTTAAACCTAGGTTTGAAAAAGTTGCAAAAGCTTCTACTTCTAAGCCTTGGATAGTCTTTATGTTAGCTCTAATTATAGGTATAATTGCTGGTCTTTACGTTTTTACTACTCCACTCAATTTAAATTTCCAATCATATTTACCAAACACACCAGCAGTTCAAGGTCTTAATGTAATTAATAATGCATTTGGTGATAATTATTTAAATCCAATTTTAGTAGTGTTTAACTACTCTCATCCGATAACTGTGAAAGATTTAATTGAGGTAGGAAAGTTTGAAGCACAAGTTGAAAAGCTTCAAGGAATATCTGAGGTCTTTGGTCCTGTTCCACCTAACTTTAATGGTACTATTACTCCTTCAATTCTGAGTATGTATAAGGCTAATGTTGGTAATAATAACAAAACTCTGTTAGTTACTATAATTCCTTCATATAAATATGATAGTATGCAAGCTTATAATTTAGTTAAGGAAATTGAGAATATTGCTAATTCATATAATAATGCTTACGTTGGAGGGACTACAGCTGATTACTTGGCTTTTATGAATTATTTGTTTCCTTATTATAATACTTTAATGATACTATTGCCAATTGTTTTAGCTATAATTGTTTCTATATTTATGCGTTCGGTAAAGATAGGAGTTGGAGTTGCTTTAAGTATAATACTAACTATAGTGTCATCTTTAACTTTAATTTACTTAGGTTTCGGAGTTTCAAGGGATGTTGGCATTCTTTTCTTAATTCCAATTGCTGTCTATGTGCTAATGATGGGTTTAGGAAATGACTATAGTATCTTTATTCTTTCTAGAGTAAGAGAAGAGATTGAGAAGGGTGAAAAGGATCCAGTGGTAAAGGGATTATCAATGTCTGCAGGGACTGTGACAGCTTTAGGGGTTATTTTAGCTTTCTCATTTGGTGCTTTAGCTATAAATCCAGTGAAATCAATACAAGAATTGGGATTAGCGATAGCAATTGCTGCTCTTCTAGATACATTTATAGTTAGAACTATAATTTATCCTGCAATTCTGAAATTCTCTCTAGTAAAAAAAGTGGAACAGACTAAATAA